Proteins found in one Chthonomonadales bacterium genomic segment:
- a CDS encoding DUF881 domain-containing protein: protein MNVFTSRQRHQPWVWQVTALCFMLGMLVAGSLQTVSIVGRTGFGGYRTGVPPPGAAAHTATVQKLEKEIADLRERATKLENSLAKGNDQLKTLNDELQKDKLLAGLTEVKGPGIDLVLVDSEKRPPSNRAFDADKYIIHDVDLQQVVNELWASGAEAIAISNQRVTSRTSIRCVGPTIQVNGVPVSPPYSIAAIGDPSTLAGALNLPYGVLDGLRRYDPAMFKLEKRQKLVLPAFTGSTETRYARPVVDGESAGSGPKRR, encoded by the coding sequence ATGAACGTGTTCACGTCGCGTCAACGACATCAACCCTGGGTCTGGCAGGTCACTGCCCTGTGCTTCATGCTGGGCATGCTGGTCGCCGGCTCGCTGCAGACGGTCAGCATCGTCGGCCGGACGGGTTTCGGCGGCTATCGCACCGGCGTGCCCCCGCCCGGCGCCGCCGCGCACACGGCGACCGTGCAGAAGCTCGAGAAGGAGATCGCCGACCTGCGAGAGCGCGCCACGAAGCTCGAGAACAGTCTGGCCAAGGGCAATGACCAGCTCAAGACGCTCAACGACGAGCTTCAGAAGGACAAGCTGCTCGCCGGCCTCACCGAGGTGAAGGGCCCGGGCATCGATCTCGTCCTGGTCGACAGCGAGAAACGGCCGCCGTCCAACCGCGCGTTCGACGCCGACAAGTACATCATTCACGATGTGGACCTTCAGCAGGTGGTCAACGAGCTCTGGGCCTCGGGCGCGGAGGCCATCGCCATAAGCAACCAGCGGGTGACGAGCCGGACCTCGATCCGGTGCGTCGGGCCCACGATCCAGGTCAACGGCGTGCCGGTGTCGCCGCCCTACAGCATCGCCGCGATCGGCGATCCGAGCACGCTCGCCGGAGCGCTGAACCTGCCCTACGGCGTGCTGGACGGCCTGAGGCGCTACGACCCGGCCATGTTCAAGCTCGAGAAGAGGCAAAAACTCGTGTTGCCCGCCTTCACCGGTAGCACGGAGACGCGGTACGCCAGGCCCGTAGTCGACGGCGAGAGCGCCGGAAGTGGACCGAAGCGCAGATGA
- a CDS encoding UDP-N-acetylmuramate--L-alanine ligase, producing the protein MTHMHFVGIGGAGMSGLAHIALARGHRVTGSDACESAATRRLRERGAQIAIGQSAPNVLNDLPDLVVVSAAIGCGDEEVAAARAAGVPIVSRAAHLGTLMAEHRGPRIGVTGTHGKTTTTAMLAEILRAGALDPTVLIGGDYAPIGGNVMLGGGGSFLTEACEAYESFLELAPDIGVVTNVDADHLDHYGTSERVDAAYAAFARRVRPGGVLVWCADDPGCRRLVAAASEVGGPRRVSFGVAEDADLRGVDVAIGGRGSRFAVERGGERLGSAMVAVPGAHNVLNALGAATAALEAGVAWPCVVEGLSRFGGVGRRFEQLGEAGGVTVVDDYAHHPAEIRATISAARTVFPGRRLVVVFQPHLYSRTRDFLDGFAEELSSADAVLVTGVYAARERPIEGLRVSDIVRGVGERSPSKTAIFLPDKHDAVGALAWVTRPGDVVLVMGAGDIREVGEEFVCAGRASGEGCGDAPGD; encoded by the coding sequence ATGACACACATGCATTTCGTTGGAATCGGCGGTGCGGGGATGAGCGGGCTGGCGCACATCGCGCTGGCGCGCGGCCACCGCGTCACCGGCTCCGATGCGTGTGAGAGCGCCGCCACGCGGCGGCTGCGAGAGCGTGGCGCCCAGATCGCCATCGGCCAGTCCGCACCGAACGTCCTCAACGACCTGCCCGACCTGGTGGTGGTCTCCGCCGCCATTGGCTGCGGCGACGAGGAGGTGGCGGCCGCGCGCGCGGCCGGCGTGCCGATCGTGAGTCGGGCGGCGCATCTGGGAACGCTGATGGCCGAGCATCGTGGCCCGCGCATTGGCGTCACCGGGACGCATGGCAAGACGACGACCACCGCCATGCTCGCGGAGATTCTGCGGGCGGGCGCGCTCGACCCGACCGTGCTGATCGGCGGCGACTACGCGCCGATCGGCGGCAACGTGATGTTGGGGGGAGGCGGCTCGTTCCTGACGGAGGCCTGCGAGGCGTACGAGTCGTTTCTTGAGCTCGCGCCGGATATCGGGGTGGTGACGAACGTGGACGCCGATCACCTCGACCACTACGGAACATCGGAGCGCGTCGACGCGGCGTACGCGGCGTTCGCACGCCGCGTACGCCCGGGCGGCGTTCTGGTCTGGTGCGCCGATGATCCCGGCTGCCGGCGCCTGGTCGCGGCCGCGTCGGAGGTGGGTGGACCGCGGCGGGTGTCGTTCGGCGTCGCCGAGGACGCCGACCTGCGCGGGGTGGATGTGGCGATTGGCGGACGCGGGTCACGCTTCGCGGTGGAGCGAGGCGGCGAGCGTCTGGGCTCCGCGATGGTCGCGGTGCCCGGTGCCCACAATGTGCTCAACGCGCTCGGCGCCGCGACGGCGGCGCTCGAAGCCGGCGTGGCGTGGCCGTGCGTGGTGGAGGGCCTGTCCCGGTTCGGCGGCGTCGGACGGCGGTTTGAGCAACTGGGCGAAGCCGGCGGCGTGACCGTCGTGGACGACTACGCACACCACCCGGCCGAGATCCGCGCGACCATCAGCGCCGCGCGCACGGTGTTCCCGGGCCGGCGGCTCGTGGTGGTCTTTCAGCCGCACCTCTACAGTCGGACCCGCGACTTCCTAGACGGGTTCGCCGAGGAGCTCTCATCGGCGGACGCGGTGCTCGTCACGGGCGTCTACGCAGCGCGCGAGCGGCCGATCGAGGGGCTTCGGGTGTCGGACATCGTGCGCGGCGTGGGCGAGCGGTCGCCCTCGAAGACCGCCATTTTCCTGCCGGACAAGCACGACGCCGTGGGGGCGCTCGCCTGGGTAACGCGCCCGGGGGACGTCGTCCTCGTGATGGGCGCTGGCGACATCCGTGAGGTGGGCGAGGAGTTCGTCTGCGCGGGGCGCGCTTCCGGGGAAGGATGCGGCGATGCGCCCGGCGATTGA
- a CDS encoding FtsQ-type POTRA domain-containing protein produces MRRRILWLLGLLCAVVSVRAVLTTPLLYVRRVVVTGTAGLLTAEREAIRARAAVPPRTGLVRAPLGHIAAAVSGSPIVASATVSRHWPDRLDVHVRPRVPIALLESPSGRWELDEAAVAVRAARADAALPRILYTPARAVRVGERLDDPAVVGAVAAALASGTPPAMRIREIEVDPNANMCLNMSDQVVVTLGQTDDLATKLALLRRAYEVEPNIAARVATIDLRCPQATACTPRMAAHEGAAGSSMGRGSRVPRSRPDPRSAEGDAPALARARPDGIQTAR; encoded by the coding sequence GTGCGTAGGCGCATTCTGTGGCTCCTGGGCTTGCTCTGCGCGGTCGTCAGCGTGCGAGCGGTCCTGACAACGCCGCTACTCTACGTGCGCCGGGTCGTGGTGACCGGCACCGCCGGTCTGCTGACGGCGGAGCGCGAGGCGATCCGGGCCCGCGCCGCGGTGCCGCCACGCACCGGACTGGTGCGGGCGCCGCTCGGCCACATCGCCGCCGCCGTGAGCGGGTCGCCGATCGTCGCCTCGGCCACCGTGTCGCGGCACTGGCCGGATCGGCTGGATGTGCATGTACGGCCGCGCGTGCCCATCGCGCTGCTCGAGTCGCCCTCGGGCCGGTGGGAACTCGACGAGGCGGCGGTCGCGGTCCGCGCCGCGCGCGCCGATGCGGCCCTGCCGCGGATCCTCTACACGCCGGCCCGCGCCGTGCGGGTGGGGGAGAGGCTCGACGACCCCGCCGTCGTGGGAGCCGTCGCGGCGGCGCTGGCGAGCGGGACGCCTCCGGCGATGCGGATTCGCGAAATTGAAGTTGACCCGAATGCGAATATGTGTTTGAATATGTCGGATCAGGTCGTCGTTACGCTGGGTCAGACGGACGACCTGGCGACCAAGTTGGCGCTTCTGCGCCGAGCGTACGAGGTGGAGCCGAACATCGCGGCACGCGTGGCGACGATCGATCTCCGCTGCCCGCAGGCGACGGCCTGCACGCCCCGCATGGCAGCGCACGAGGGAGCCGCCGGCTCCTCGATGGGCCGCGGTTCGCGAGTACCGCGGTCTCGACCGGATCCCCGTTCAGCGGAAGGCGACGCGCCGGCGCTGGCGCGCGCCCGCCCTGACGGGATCCAGACGGCAAGATGA
- a CDS encoding small basic family protein codes for MTGALPVLGLLVGFGFGWLVFSALHVSGELATLYAPYLSLATLAGLDTVLGGIRAGIEGRFQDDIFVSGFVLNTLLAAGLALLGDKIGVDLFLAAVVALGTRVFLNLSLIRRYYLTKAALSKRREQ; via the coding sequence ATGACGGGAGCATTGCCGGTCCTGGGCTTGCTCGTGGGCTTCGGGTTCGGCTGGTTGGTGTTTTCGGCCCTGCACGTGTCGGGAGAGTTGGCCACCCTCTACGCGCCCTATCTATCGCTGGCGACGCTCGCGGGGCTCGACACGGTGTTGGGCGGCATTCGGGCGGGCATCGAGGGGCGGTTCCAGGACGACATCTTCGTGAGCGGGTTCGTGCTCAACACGCTGCTCGCGGCCGGCCTGGCGCTGCTTGGCGACAAGATCGGCGTGGACCTCTTCCTGGCGGCGGTCGTGGCGCTCGGGACGCGCGTGTTCCTCAACCTGTCACTGATTCGCCGATACTACTTGACGAAGGCTGCCCTCAGCAAGCGAAGAGAGCAGTGA